The following proteins are co-located in the Mycosarcoma maydis chromosome 11, whole genome shotgun sequence genome:
- a CDS encoding uncharacterized protein (related to MAK11 protein (maintenance of killer toxin-encoding satellite M1 dsRNA)), with the protein MPAQKRARSNDAASSSHGNANASSGTSATVYRKSAKKQRSDQQAASKSPNKPAQPQRTRPKDDPKPKTKHEFIQAKKAAALKHKEAANAARRAQQASEKQALKQQHQQHQQHQQPKRKGAGSNASPPQPPAMLIKPPTPTRSFRIVAGSYERLLYGLEASVEPASDDAYASASTAFNVTLKPIFTFPAHISCIRTVATAGSDSKWLATGGTDEIVKVWDLRKRREVGQLTGHEGTITSLVFASRTYLLTTSADSNINLYRTRDWALLRTLKGHIGRINSAAPHPSGRLALSVGSDRTIRMWDLMRAQAAASTRIGIEADLVRWDTLGTRFVVLAYRQAMIFGTDMSKLAELEDKKRIGDVCFFRVTDCEGKERELFLAGLEDGTVKVFDLDADVTQESSAKRSKPNPNADADTDEQDESDDDAQDHLMPLVQVGRLTGHKNRVRSVALLPVRISSHKVSYVGITISSDGLIRTFDLGPIIASLSSTQRTRAEYASKVIDVQSNASFDTNGTRLTCLTAVGVAATSPNPADQDADDDDDDDDHQESHVIVSDNDADQLDTDDQSDLDVQAEDDELKALERALKDAQAKGLDLADLEELLNANKEEDEDEEEEGQEEDD; encoded by the coding sequence ATGCCGGCACAGAAGCGAGCAAGATCCAACGACGCTGCTAGCAGCTCCCACGGCAATGCTAATGCAAGCAGTGGTACATCAGCTACCGTCTACCGCAAATCGGCCAAAAAACAACGCTCAgatcagcaagcagcgtccAAATCTCCAAACAAGCCTGCCCAACCACAGCGCACACGACCCAAAGATGATCCGAAACCCAAAACAAAACACGAATTCATCCAAGCCAAGaaggctgctgcgctcaagCACAAAGAGGCTGCAaacgctgctcgtcgagctcaacaagcGTCGGAAAAGCAGGCactcaagcagcagcaccagcagcaccagcagcaccagcaaccCAAGCGCAAAGGTGCTGGGTCAAacgcatcaccaccacagCCACCCGCCATGCTGATCAAACCGCCCACACCAACTCGTTCTTTCAGGATCGTGGCTGGATCCTACGAACGACTGCTGTACGGTCTCGAGGCTTCGGTGGAGCCAGCCTCCGATGACGCCTacgcctcggcctcgacaGCTTTCAATGTAACGCTGAAACCCATCTTTACGTTTCCCGCGCACATCTCTTGCATCCGTACGGTTGCCACTGCTGGTTCCGACTCCAAGTGGCTCGCTACCGGTGGTACAGACGAGATTGTCAAAGTGTGGGATTTGCGAAAGCGACGCGAGGTGGGTCAATTGACAGGACACGAAGGAACCATCACCTCGCTCGTGTTTGCCTCTCGTACCTACCTGCTCACCACCTCCGCCGACTCGAACATCAACCTCTACCGTACACGCGACTGGGCGCTTTTGAGGACGCTCAAAGGTCATATTGGAAGGATCAACAGCGCTGCACCTCATCCGAGCGGCAGGTTGGCGCTCAGCGTGGGCTCGGATCGAACGATTCGAATGTGGGATCTCATGCGCGCTCAAGCGGCAGCCAGTACGCGGATCGGCATCGAGGCAGATCTGGTTCGCTGGGATACGTTGGGCACCAGATTTGTCGTGCTAGCGTATCGACAAGCCATGATTTTTGGTACCGACATGTCCAAACTCGCCGAACTGGAGGACAAGAAACGCATTGGCGATGTTTGCTTTTTCCGCGTCACGGATTGCGAGGGCAAAGAGCGGGAGTTGTTCCTGGCCGGGTTGGAAGACGGCACAGTCAAAGTGTTTGACCTCGACGCTGACGTGACGCAAGAGTCGAGCGCAAAGCGCAGCAAGCCGAATCCCAACGCTGACGCCGATacagacgagcaagacgaaagcgacgacgacgcacAAGACCACCTCATGCCGCTCGTACAAGTAGGTCGTCTGACAGGACACAAGAATCGCGTTCGCTCGGTGGCGCTTCTGCCCGTCCGCATCTCGTCGCACAAAGTGTCATACGTCGGCATCACTATCTCTTCGGACGGCTTAATTCGAACGTTTGATCTGGGTCCCATCATCGCCTCTCTATCCTCGACCCAACGCACTCGTGCAGAGTACGCCTCGAAAGTGATCGACGTGCAAAGCAATGCCTCCTTTGATACAAACGGTACGCGACTCACCTGTTTGACCGCTGTCGGCGTTGCAGCCACCTCGCCCAATCCAGCTGATCAagacgccgacgacgatgacgacgacgacgaccaccAAGAATCGCACGTCATCGTCAGCGACAATGATGCTGACCAACTCGACACCGACGACCAGAGCGACCTAGACGTCCAagccgaagacgacgaaCTCAAGGCATTGGAACGCGCACTCAAAGACGCCCAAGCAAAAGGCCTCGATTTGGCTGACCTCGAGGAACTGCTCAACGCCAACAaagaggaagacgaagacgaagaggaagagggaCAAGAAGAGGACGACTAA
- a CDS encoding uncharacterized protein (related to YPK9 - vacuolar protein with a possible role in sequestering heavy metals) translates to MSNTSPLEPCPPDGTAATTTNAPFLLLEPSHDSHLSKQIEPETEQQLSRSSKDTTTTEQESINQLFDHHLPPRPQLLELTEQAKRESRISIPASHDRIAPISSHSESRQSIYLADEDIQLDLRFYRRQLFLMLLWYLLCILTAGILFIADNWANNKFWIRFNTTPTSLNQTNADNKDKLIRIKSKHAEVDILPLKRVTFPSPIPFLHVFPPTLPQPYSSPQDAAARLNDHLSSTSQQYQHPHSLSYVDLVEYRATTLLLHPVSGKFFLLARWNDPAWSTALGSDTVAPEYSLSSTGLDVQTVRDRQALFGDNQVTVKGKSVVDLLIQEVLHPFYIFQIYSIVLWCNDEYVPYAIVIAVVSVIGIVATTVTTKAAIEKLKKMSRFSCDLSVLRPTLATTTDRLDEKSAVMDAACLEKKQSDIASNSITSASTYTILNSEALVPGDIVDLGAIYTSHKDASNYGHRLIETLPCDLVLLEGDCIVNESMMTGESVPVVKAPISKADLGGVLAAGKDVSCLDKHILYSGTKLVRVRPGSSAAYTTRALVIRTGFSTAKGSLVRQMLFPRPINHKFYRDAFLFIGNLFVIAIIGMIATIIYFKIIGVSSQEIALRSLDVLTIAVPPALPATLSICITFSIARLKRRQIFCLSPQRINVAGMVNMFVFDKTGTLTEEGLDVMGVRMVKHGKFTELIQQQACAEMEDPAEIGLVEAMATAHDLNLLDGQPIGEPLEVKMLEWTGRTLQDEASLAPVYLTKEAALGAAHGAALDVDSRRPLTNDGTLARVPVILANPRCPSVAVIRTFEFSASLRRMSVVVKRHNSLSAQVYCKGAPESICCLCEPASLPSDYNYVLDRCTRAGFRVLAVAAKSIDALGWAGAQRLTRSETESSLEFLGLIIFENKLKAATTASIATIRDDARLPIKMCTGDSVLTAISVARECGILATNSEVFTPRLSGKGGKQIEWISVEDKTRTLDAYTLDAPDAKLKQIDLAVSGELLRALLEACSAETMARVLVHCKVFGRFSPEQKQELVERLQTLGYVVAMTGDGANDCGALKSADVGLSLSEAEASVAAPFTSKIKDISAITHLMREGRSTLTVSFAMFLFMSVYSLSEYFTVLLLYGKATSLDNAEYLFIDVFCILPVAVGLANSRPAKKLFRIAPEMRLSSAKPIVSMLAQVILGYIAQTVVYVVLHSKTWYEAPEFDPEDLTLNDMDNTALFRTSIFTYIIAGFAFSIGPPHRQWLVFNWILAPTLIVLAVFAFYFLFLTSGPFFTLFGFVDMPTHFSWLIFGVVIAQLVVAMLFEFCGVAIVARGVSWLFTRLTSVFGTQHHPAYKAVENAIYS, encoded by the coding sequence ATGTCCAACACAAGTCCACTAGAACCTTGCCCTCCTGATGGTACGGCTGCCACGACCACAAACGCCCctttcctcctcctcgagccCTCGCACGATTCGCATCTCTCCAAGCAAATCGAGCCAGAGACCGAACAGCAACTATCGCGTTCCTCCAAAgacaccaccaccacagAGCAAGAAAGCATCAACCAGCTTTTCGACCATCATCTCCCTCCCAGGCcccagctgctcgagctgaccGAACAAGCAAAGCGAGAGTCACGCATCTCGATCCCGGCTTCACACGATCGCATCGCCCCTATCTCGAGCCATTCAGAATCTCGTCAGTCCATCTACTTGGCAGACGAGGACATTCAACTTGATCTCCGCTTCTACCGACGGCAGCTCTTTCTGATGCTCCTCTGGTACTTGCTCTGCATCCTCACCGCCGGTATTCTCTTTATTGCCGACAACTGGGCCAACAACAAGTTCTGGATTCGTTTCAACACTACACccacctcgctcaaccAGACCAACGCCGACAACAAGGACAAGTTGATCCGCATCAAGAGCAAGCATGCAGAGGTCGACATTTTGCCTCTTAAGCGAGTCACCTTTCCTTCGCCCATCCCCTTCCTCCACGTATTTCCTCCCACTCTACCCCAGCCGTACTCCTCTCCACAAGACGCCGCTGCTAGACTCAACGATCATCTGTCGTCTACATCTCAACAGTACCAACACCCACATTCACTCAGCTACGTTGACCTTGTCGAATATAGAGCCACCACCTTGCTCCTCCATCCCGTATCCGGCAAATTCTTCCTTCTTGCCAGGTGGAATGATCCTGCATGGAGTACAGCCCTAGGTTCGGATACCGTCGCCCCCGAATACAGCCTTTCTTCAACAGGCCTTGATGTCCAGACCGTGCGCGACAGGCAGGCGCTCTTCGGCGACAACCAGGTGACTGTCAAAGGCAAGTCGGTCGTCGACCTCTTGATCCAAGAAGTCCTCCACCCCTTTTACATCTTCCAGATCTATTCAATCGTTCTGTGGTGCAACGACGAATACGTACCTTACGCCATTGTCATTGCTGTTGTCTCGGTGATTGGCATTGTTGCCACCACTGTCACTACCAAAGCCGCCATCGAGAAGCTCAAAAAGATGAGCCGCTTCAGCTGCGACCTTTCTGTGCTTCGACCCACTTTAGCAACCACTACagatcgactcgacgaAAAGAGCGCCGTGATGGATGCGGCGTGTCTTGAAAAGAAGCAATCGGATATAGCATCCAACTCGATTACATCCGCATCGACCTATACCATTCTCAATAGCGAAGCGCTCGTCCCTGGTGACATTGTGGACCTCGGTGCCATCTACACATCTCACAAGGACGCATCCAACTATGGGCATCGACTCATTGAGACGCTTCCCTGCGATCTAGTGTTGCTCGAAGGCGATTGCATCGTCAACGAGTCCATGATGACCGGAGAGTCGGTGCCCGTGGTCAAGGCTCCCATCTCGAAAGCCGACCTGGGTGGCGTCCTTGCGGCTGGAAAAGACGTTTCTTGTCTCGATAAGCACATCCTCTACTCTGGTACCAAACTCGTCCGCGTGCGACCCGGCAGCAGTGCCGCATACACCACGCGCGCTCTCGTCATCCGAACCGGCTtctccaccgccaaagGCTCGCTCGTCCGACAGATGCTCTTCCCACGCCCCATCAATCACAAGTTCTACCGCGACGCGTTCCTGTTCATCGGTAatctcttcgtcatcgccatcatcggcatGATTGCCACCATCATTTACTTCAAGATCATCGGCGTCAGCAGCCAAGAGATTGCGCTCCGCTCGCTCGACGTTCTGACCATCGCTGTTCCCCCGGCTCTGCCCGCAACGCTTTCGATCTGTATCACATTCTCCATTGCACGCCTCAAACGACGTCAGATCTTCTGTCTCAGTCCTCAGAGAATCAATGTTGCGGGCATGGTCAACATGTTTGTCTTTGACAAGACCGGCACCTTGACCGAAGAAGGCCTCGATGTGATGGGCGTTCGCATGGTCAAGCATGGCAAGTTTACAGAGCTCATTCAGCAACAAGCGTgcgccgagatggaggaCCCGGCCGAGATCGGATTGGTCGAGGCCATGGCAACAGCTCACGATCTAAATTTGCTCGATGGACAGCCGATCGGCGAGCCTTTGGAAGTAAAAATGCTCGAATGGACAGGGCGAACGCTGCAAGATGAAGCCTCTCTCGCGCCTGTATACCTTACAAAAGAAGCAGCGCTGGGCGCAGCGCATGGCGCAGCGCTTGATGTCGATTCGCGCCGTCCACTGACAAATGACGGCACGCTCGCCCGAGTGCCCGTCATCCTCGCCAATCCAAGATGCCCATCGGTGGCGGTAATTCGCACGTTTGAATTCAGCGCATCTCTGCGCAGAATGAGTGTCGTCGTCAAACGCCACAACTCGCTCTCGGCGCAGGTCTACTGCAAGGGTGCTCCCGAGTCGATTTGCTGCCTCTGTGAGCCGGCATCGCTTCCTAGCGATTACAATTACGTACTCGACCGTTGCACTCGAGCCGGATTCCGAGTGCTCGCCGTAGCAGCCAAATCCATCGACGCTCTTGGCTGGGCCGGCGCGCAACGCCTCACTCGATCCGAAACCGAATCCTCACTCGAGTTCCTGGGCCTCATCATTTTTGaaaacaagctcaaggccGCCACTACGGCCTCGATCGCAACGATCAGAGACGATGCTCGGCTGCCCATCAAAATGTGCACAGGCGACTCGGTTCTAACTGCGATTTCCGTGGCCAGGGAGTGTGGGATCCTGGCGACAAATTCGGAAGTGTTCACGCCGAGGTTGAGCGGAAAAGGtggcaagcagatcgagtGGATCAGTGTCGAGGATAAGACGCGTACCTTGGACGCGTATACGCTCGATGCTCCggatgccaagctcaagcagatcgatcTCGCCGTATCCGGGGAGCTTCTGCgcgcgctgctcgaggcgTGTTCGGCCGAGACAATGGCACGCGTCTTGGTGCACTGCAAGGTGTTTGGCCGTTTCTCACcagagcagaagcaagagcTGGTGGAGCGGCTGCAGACGCTGGGATACGTGGTCGCCATGACGGGCGACGGAGCTAACGATTGTGGTGCGTTGAAATCAGCCGACGTGGGCTTGTCGCTGTCCGAAGCGGAAGCCTCGGTAGCGGCGCCCTTCACGTCCAAGATCAAGGACATCTCTGCTATTACGCATCTGATGCGCGAAGGGCGGTCCACGTTGACGGTGAGCTTCGCCATGTTTCTGTTTATGAGCGTCTACTCTCTCTCTGAGTACTTTACCGTTCTTTTGCTGTACGGAAAAGCGACGTCGCTGGATAACGCAGAGTACCTGTTCATCGACGTCTTCTGCATTCTACCGGTTGCGGTCGGATTGGCGAATTCGCGTCctgccaagaagctgtTTCGGATTGCACCGGAGATGCGACTTTCGTCGGCCAAGCCTATTgtgtcgatgctggcgcAGGTGATTCTTGGATACATTGCTCAGACGGTGGTGTACGTAGTGCTTCACAGCAAGACGTGGTATGAAGCGCCCGAGTTCGATCCGGAAGATCTCACGTTGAACGATATGGACAATACGGCTCTGTTCCGAACGTCGATATTTACCTACATTATCGCTGGCTTCGCTTTTAGCATCGGTCCTCCACACAGGCAGTGGCTCGTGTTCAACTGGATCCTAGCTCCCACCCTGATCGTGCTGGCGGTATTTGCGTTCTACTTCCTCTTCTTGACCAGCGGTCCGTTCTTCACTCTGTTCGGCTTTGTCGATATGCCAACACACTTCAGCTGGCTCATCTTTGGCGTCGTcatcgcgcagctcgtcgtagCTATGCTCTTTGAATTCTGCGgcgtcgccatcgtcgcaCGTGGCGTATCTTGGCTGTTCACCCGCCTAACAAGTGTCTTTGGTACCCAACATCATCCGGCGTACAAGGCGGTAGAGAACGCCATCTACTCGTGA
- a CDS encoding uncharacterized protein (related to Glucoamylase precursor), which produces MTTNMDTLESKRAATESTPLLCSTHASHKCASYPWLAQGADSEDMTRSTESRVARIRIALLSSGGLCLLLIWFCALSSNVDAAWIVKLVIGQQSSARASHLASRSVSSTYAYQRMLANIGGASSTVGDNQVPNVETGAVIASPSTAHPDYLYSWVRDAALTIKVVISQPTLDRTLVTNYANAEYTHQQNAARSAAGQGEPKFNVDGSLFTGAWGRPQNDGAALRASALMAFAKRIGLNDSFTTGTLYKRELGSPSLIKTDLEYVAHHWQDSSFDLWEEVEGAHFFTLIVQWRSMVDGAKFASAINDAGAASYYDQQAAEMLVKLQSFWDADKGYVQAYQGVGNRDGIDCSVLLGSLKGWDTTDYNAAVNATLFGPASDKVLATHKKYVDAFRSMYAINGGAAAPAAVATGRYPSDVYDGDGTSQANPWYICTLAAAEVLNTALSIVRARGSLEITSTSLAFYRQFASSATTGSFSSTSDQYITLTTAIKRMADGFVQIVNQHAWHNGSLNEQFNRNTGFNQGARDLTWSYAAFVTNDWASHNMFLVT; this is translated from the coding sequence ATGACGACCAACATGGACACGCTCGAGAGCAAAAGAGCCGCTACTGAATCGACGCCTCTTCTGTGCTCGACGCATGCATCCCATAAATGTGCCTCCTACCCCTGGCTTGCACAAGGCGCCGATAGTGAAGACATGACTCGTTCGACCGAAtcgcgtgtcgcgcgcatccgcatcgctCTGCTTAGCAGTGGCGGTCTGTGCCTACTGCTCATCTGGTTCTGCGCGTTGAGCAGCAATGTTGACGCGGCTTGGATAGTCAAGTTGGTGATCGGGCAACAGTCTAGCGCTCGTGCTTCACACCTCGCTTCACGTTCTGTCAGTTCGACGTACGCGTACCAGCGTATGTTGGCCAACATCGGAGGTGCCTCGTCCACGGTCGGCGACAATCAAGTGCCTAACGTCGAAACGGGCGCTGTGATCGCCTCGCCTTCCACTGCACATCCCGACTACTTGTACTCGTGGGTGCGCGATGCAGCTCTCACCATCAAGGTGGTCATCTCACAGCCGACACTCGACCGAACGCTGGTGACCAACTATGCCAATGCCGAATACACGCACCAGCAAAACGCAGCCAGATCGGCTGCAGGCCAAGGCGAACCCAAGTTCAACGTCGACGGTTCGCTCTTCACGGGTGCATGGGGAAGACCTCAGAACGACGGCGCTGCGTTGCGCGCTTCGGCTCTGATGGCGTTCGCTAAGCGCATCGGCCTGAACGACAGCTTCACAACAGGTACACTGTACAAACGCGAGCTAGGCTCGCCCAGCTTGATCAAGACCGACCTCGAGTACGTGGCGCACCACTGGCAGGATTCGAGCTTTGATTTGTGGGAGGAAGTGGAGGGTGCCCACTTTTTCACACTCATCGTACAGTGGAGGAGTATGGTGGATGGCGCCAAGTTTGCAAGTGCGATCAACGATGCGGGTGCGGCGAGCTACTACGACCAACAGGCGGCGGAAATgctggtcaagctgcagTCGTTCTGGGATGCAGACAAGGGTTATGTGCAGGCGTACCAAGGTGTTGGCAACAGAGATGGGATCGACTGTTccgtgctgcttggctcaCTCAAGGGGTGGGATACAACAGACTACAACGCAGCTGTCAACGCGACGCTTTTCGGACCCGCTTCGGACAAAGTACTGGCAACACACAAAAAGTATGTGGATGCATTCCGATCAATGTACGCGATCAAcggcggcgctgctgctcctgcagCGGTGGCCACAGGGCGCTACCCATCAGATGTCTACGACGGCGATGGAACGTCGCAAGCCAACCCGTGGTACATCTGTacgctcgctgctgccgaagtGCTGAATACGGCGCTCAGCATCGTTCGCGCTCGTGGCAGTCTGGAAATCACCTCAACTTCGCTGGCGTTCTACCGGCAGTTCGCCTCGTCGGCCACTACAGGAAGCTTCTCCTCGACCTCGGATCAGTACATCACCCTCACTACCGCCATCAAGCGTATGGCTGATGGATTTGTGCAGATCGTCAACCAGCACGCTTGGCACAACGGCAGCTTGAACGAACAGTTCAACCGCAACACCGGCTTCAACCAGGGCGCCAGAGATTTGACCTGGTCCTACGCCGCATTCGTCACAAACGACTGGGCAAGTCACAACATGTTCCTCGTAACCTAG
- a CDS encoding uncharacterized protein (related to soluble epoxide hydrolase) has translation MLDITASRFYVTPLTTPPSQPDATPTQRRYHYLDYQPPTGVPETATLLLLHGFPDFSHGWRSVIAPLRLAGFRLIVPDLLGYGLSSAPPTSAASAPAGTLPRLAEYGGRAISIDLNGLLDHAQAAKRSKYGAEHLGSDGSNGRVIVLCHDWGSWLGWRFAQWYPHRVMGVCGLCVPFQAPTSKPIPIDSVLKSVPSFGYQKFFSEERSTKIIEEHLDRFLAIIFMIPGLFSADSANEQELRDWHLQGKLERLLTMPEFSHIPLKDLGRSIMDKQLLDQYITLFRSRGMEGPLSWYRTREINWQEDRALTSKSLPESLPALLIMPNDDVAVPPALGRTMKKHVTQTEFVQVAGSGHWIQNEVPGIVVQTFKQWVDRSVLPNESKRKGMLGWMTSKL, from the coding sequence ATGTTGGACATCACTGCTTCTCGATTCTATGTAACGCCGCTCACTACGCCGCCGTCGCAGCCGGACGCTACGCCGACGCAGCGTAGGTATCATTATCTCGACTACCAACCGCCCACAGGTGTGCCCGAGACAGCCAcgttgcttctgctgcatGGGTTTCCCGATTTCTCGCACGGATGGCGCAGCGTCATCGCGCCTCTTCGACTCGCCGGCTTTCGTCTGATCGTGCCTGATCTGTTGGGATACGGACTGAGCTCAGCACCGCCCacgtcggctgcttcggcaCCCGCCGGAACTCTACCGAGGCTCGCCGAGTACGGTGGCAGAGCTatctcgatcgacttgaacggcttgctcgatcacgctcaagcagcaaagcgcTCTAAATATGGTGCCGAGCATCTCGGTTCAGATGGAAGCAACGGTCGCGTCATTGTGCTGTGTCACGACTGGGGATCGTGGCTCGGATGGAGGTTCGCCCAGTGGTATCCGCACAGAGTGATGGGCGTCTGTGGTCTTTGCGTTCCCTTCCAAGCGCCCACCTCGAAACCGATCCCGATCGACTCGGTGCTCAAGAGCGTACCCAGCTTTGGCTACCAGAAGTTTTTCTCAGAAGAGAGGAGCACCAAGATCATCGAGGAGCACCTCGATCGATTCCTCGCGATTATCTTCATGATCCCAGGCCTGTTCTCGGCCGACTCGGCCAACGAACAAGAGCTGCGCGATTGGCATCTGCAAGGCAAGCTCGAAAGGCTGCTCACCATGCCTGAATTCTCCCATATCCCGCTCAAGGACCTCGGACGCAGCATCATGGACAAGCAGCTTCTCGACCAGTACATCACCCTCTTCCGCAGCAGAGGCATGGAAGGTCCTCTGAGCTGGTACCGTACGAGAGAGATCAACTGGCAAGAGGATCGCGCTTTGACATCCAAGAGCCTGCCAGAATCGTTGCCAGCCTTGCTCATCATGCCCAACGACGATGTAGCTGTGCCTCCGGCGTTAGGTAGGACAATGAAGAAACACGTTACGCAAACCGAATTTGTCCAAGTGGCCGGAAGCGGCCATTGGATCCAGAACGAAGTTCCCGGTATCGTAGTGCAGACGTTCAAGCAGTGGGTGGACAGGAGCGTCTTGCCCAACGaaagcaagcgcaaaggAATGCTTGGGTGGATGACAAGTAAGCTCTAG